In Miscanthus floridulus cultivar M001 chromosome 8, ASM1932011v1, whole genome shotgun sequence, the sequence GTCAGATCATGGAGAGAGAACAGGTGGCTTTTATGCTTGCAATCGTTATGAATCAGCAAAGAAAGAGGGAGTTGTATGTCTTCTCTTTACTTCATGCATTTCAGAGAAATCCTTTTGTAGAACCCTAGTataattgtaatattatttctgccaCTACTGCTACAATGGGATTAGAAGCCTGTGTTTGGTGGGTGAACAGCAGCTCATCTTTGGGATGTTGTGATTTTCTGTGGTGCTGGATGCTATGTTCTTTTGATTTCCAAGAATGTTTTCTTCTTGAACTTAAATTGCTTCTGTTGCAGTATGATGAGACTGAAGCAAGGAGGGAAAGAGCTAAGAACTCTCTTGAGAGATATATGCATTACTATGAACGCTGGGCATCCAATCAGACAGTACGTTCAAGTACCTTAGTTCGATGTACATAAGTTTCAAAATACATCTGTTTTGTGCTCATAATGTAATGTTTGAACCTTCTCTTTTGTTGTGCTGCTACTCTAATATAATGCCAGCTATAGTTCTTGCCTTCTTGGTGGGATACCCATTTCagtattatgttggttgtgcataAGAAGAGTAATGTCTTAACCAAATAAGAAGAGTAATGTCTTAACCAAATATGCTTTGAGGTTGTTCGAGGGTTTGTTTCGTGATTATTTCCTCAGTCAAAAAATAATCGCGTTGCCTTCTGTACGTGCATTATCTGATTATTTCATGGCTATCAATATGCTTATTGGCAGTCAACGATATATTTTTATTCCTGATGTTCTTGATCTCCGGTGCATTTTTATGCTTCAGTATTTAGATGCTTTCATTTCATAATGTATATTTTGAACTGAGCGCATTAATTTCTGTTCTCATGTTTGCCTTTATTGCAGTCGAGGCAGAAGGCCCAAGCAGATCTGCTAAAAGCGGAAAAGGATCAGGTGAGAAAATAAATCATGTTATGGGCCTTAAGGGCTCTCAGCGTGCCATGTAGAAGTTTCTCTGCTTGTCATTCTTTTCTGTATTAGCTGCTGTGCTAGACTATATTTTAGTCTTGCTTGCCCTAACTCTTCTTCCATGATGGACCAACTATAATGCTGTTTCCCTGTTCCTCTGTGCCACAGCTTGCAAATTTAACTGATATTTTCGGGATACCAGAGACCCAGCTTAAGTTCATAATTGAAGCTTGGTCACAGGTTTGCCATCATAAATTTTATATTATGGTTTCAATGGGTTTTATGATTTACAAATGTTCTTATATCAGATGCTTTCACCACTCTATTGTACATCAGATTATAGAATGCAGGCGAGTGCTGAAATGGACATATTCTTATGGCTACTATCTGGATGATAAGGTCAAGAGTGAATTTTTTGAGTATCTGCAAGGTTTGTTATTTCTATTTCATGTTGACATTATTACTGGGTTTATAATTGCTTGTGGGAACTCTTGGAACATCAGTGAATTCTATGTATTTGACAGGTGAGGCTGAGTCTGGCTTGGAACGTCTGCATCAGTGCGCTGAGAAAgacttgcaaaattttttgccttCTGTGAAATCAGACAGCACTGAAACGACGGCACCTACACTGGATGAATTTAGTGAATTCCGCGTGAAGCTTGCTGGGCTCACAAGGTAGTAAATTCACCATGCTGTCCACCTTTTTGTTGATATGACTACTACCTCTGATCTCTAAAGCATGATGTTTTAACAAAACAAATAGGCAGAAACAAGTGATTTAGTATGTCTAAAATGTCATTTAGCATGATTCGCTCCATAATTTCAGTTATGCTCTGTTTTTTGCTTGTTTTCGTGGACCCTACATCATAGAAGGATGTTTTGGAGTCTTCCATCATTACTCTAATTTTACCAGTGAGCTTTGTTTACTGCAGCGTTACCCGGAATTACTTTGAGAACCTTGTTCAAGCTTTGGAAGCTGGGTTGGAGGATGTCCGCGCCACTGCCCAGGCTGCTGGTACATCCAGCGCTGCCACCAGCTCCAAGAAAGGAGGAACTAAatccaagaagaagcagcacaCTAAGCCATCATCTGACCACACTGATGATGGGTGGCCCTGCGAGCGTTGCACATTTCTTAACCCTGCCTCAGTGGATGTGTGCAGCGTCTGCGAAAAGAGTAGGTACTAGATGATGGAATAGCTCAAAGGCAGGCACCCCAAGAAAAGCTCAAAGTTCATGAGAAGAGGAGGGGCGCTTTAGATCTAGCATCAGATGCTGAGCTTCCAGCAGCAGCAATGGTGTACAGAGAGTTATTTGAGGGCCTCAAATGGTTGGAAACGGAGTGGAGGCACAAATGGttacatgtgtgtgtgtgtgtgtgtgtgtggggggggggggggggggggggggggttcattTGGTTTTCTAGTTCGTTTCTGTTGTACCTTGTAAATATTAGATGTGAAGTGGTAACCTGTGTGTCATGTGGTGGGTTTTGCATCTGACCAATCTGTGAAATTAAATTTCACGAATCTGATGGGAGGTAGCTCTGTTTATCCCCTCGTAATTGCGGGCAGGGCTTTTGTCTATTATTCAAGGACTTATAAACTATGGTTACTTGCCATCTGCTAGTGCTGGTCAATATTACTTCAAAGCCGAACATCGCGTGATATATGTTTTCCCATATACTGTCACGGTGTCACCTCTACCGTATGCTCGCCTCTTTTACCCATCCGTTCCTGGAGTAATAGGAAACTTTGGATTTCATTTCAACTTGCTCATAGGCTGGGTAGAAATTGTTTGAAAAGTTGGCTGAAGTTGTTATTCATTTGAATATACTCGTATGCTTATCGGTTATTGGTGAAATGTTTGAAAGTGGCTGTTGGCCACCATACAAGGGCTTGATGTAGGAAACCAGGCGTTAGATATGATGATGAAGAAACGCTGAAACGGTTGTCGGTCGGTTTTACAAGTTTTCTACAGGTTTCAGTTTGCAAATCCGTTCTCAGCTTTGCTTCAGCTTCTGAAATCGAAATTGTGCGCTGCGCCCGTTGTGCACTCGTTCTTTTGTAAATTTTGAATTTGAAATTGTAAATGCAGTTCTAATTACCCAACGAATTGAAAATGATTTTCTGTCAGATGGGCAGCAGCAGCCGTACATGCAAGCGTTTATCCCTTTTGCACCGCAGTTCTAATCAAGAAGCGCCGAGCCCGTGGATCGTAGATGTTGGTGGTGGCGAATCGCGATCGTCACGACATGTCCTTGCAGAGCTTGCGGCTGAGGCTGCTGAAGTTGGCCCTGGAGTACTGGCGGGAGCCGTTCCTCCAGTCGGTGCCGGACTTCATCATGAGCTCGAACTCCTGGTAGCTGATGCGGCCGTCCTGGTCGGTGTCGACGTCGCGGATGATGTCGAGGATGGCCTGGTCGTTGGGGCCCAGCTCCTCCCTCAGCTCCTCCGGCTCGATGAAGCCGCTGCCGTCCTTGTCGAAGTACCTGAACGCCGACGCCAGGTACTCGTCGTTGCTCATCTTCTTGAGGTGCAGCGACACCGTCACGAACTCGTCGCAGTCCAGCGTGCCGTTGCCGTCCGTGTCGGCCTGCAGGGATGCATGTCCATCATCCGGtctgaaggaaggaaggaagcgaCCAAGCAAAGCACTCACGGCCTCGAGGAGCATCCTGATCTCCGACTCCGGGACGGGCTGGCCGTTGATGTGGAGGCCCTCCATGAGCTCCTCCAGCGTGAGGTTGCCGTTGTGGTCCTTGTCCATGAGGTGGAACATCTGCACGTACTTGTCCAGCTCCTCCACCGGCAGGTTCCGTGCCACCACGCCCAGCGCCTTCTTCTTGAACTTGTTCATGGCGGAGAACTGCTGCAGCCGGGCGCGCACGGCCTCGCCCAGCGACACGTTCGGCGCCGTGTCCGCGTTCTTCAGCCACGGGTGCTCTGCATGCCGTTGCAATTGCAAGCGCCCCAACAGCATCAGTGCCGCGCATTCTCTGCATTCACCGGAGGCTAGGACGatcggtggcttaccaagcaccTGCCTCGCCGTGAGGCGGGTGGAGGGGTCGGGGTCGAGCATCCGGCGGATGAGGTCCTTGGCGTTGGCGGACACCCTCGGCCATGGCTCCCGGTTGAAGTCGATGACGCCGCGGAGGACCGCCTGCGCGATCTTCTCGTCGTTGTCTGCATGCATTGTTCAGATCAGAACCGGATCGGAGGACGAAGTGAAAGCATGCACGCCGCCTACGGCCTACCTCCCCAGAATGGCGGGACGCCGCAGAGGAGGATGTAGAGGATGACTCCGGCGCTCCAGATGTCCACCTCCGGCCCGTAGTTCCGCTTCAGCACCTCCGGCGCCATGTAGTACGCGCTCCCCACCACCTCCGTGAACCGATCGCCGGGGCTGAAGAAGACGGAGAGGCCGAAGTCGATGACCTTGAGCGGGGAGTCCTCCGACTTGTTGGCGAACAGGAAGTTCTCGGGCTTGAGGTCCCTGTGGATGACCCCGTTGGAGTGGCACAGCCGCACGACGTCGACGATGGTGCCGAACACGCCCGCCGCGGCGCGCTCCGAGTAGTGGCCACGCGCGACGATGCGGTCGAACAGCTCCCCGCCCTCGCAGAGCTCCATGACGAGGtgcaccgcgccgccgccggcgtcctCGCAGCACGCCTCGCGGAGACGCACCACGGCCGCGCCGCCGCGGGACGACATGCGCCGCATGATGGCCACCTCCCGCTGCACGTCCGCcgcgtgcgccgccgccgccgcgtcctgcTGCCCGGCCGCGGCCGGGGGCGCTCCGGCCGGTCCGTGGGGACCGGCGGCGTtcccggccccggccccggcccgcGGGCGGCGGACgccggcaccgccgccgccgccgcggggccGGCGGTGCCTCCGGATGGTCTTGCACGCGAGTGCCTCCCCCGTGGCGGCGTCCCGGCAGCGGCGCGTGACACCGAACTCGCCGCGCCCCAGCTCCCGGCCCAGCACGTAGCGGCGCGCGAACTCGGCCGCGGTGGTCCGGACCACCAGCGGCCCGGCGTCAGCGTCGTTCTTGCGCGGGGATGGGGACGGGGACGTGGAGGCGACGGAGCTGGCGCCGCCGTCGCTGGAGCGGTCGTCGCGGTCGCGCTCGGTGACGGGGAGGACGAAGGAGATGCGGCCGCGCAGCTTCCGCGAGCAGGCGAAGGCGGAGTAGCAGCCCCCCATGGGTTCGGCGGGGCCACGGCCACCTCGCCTCGGCCTcggcgcgtgcgtgcgtgcgtgcgcggGGACGCTGGGCTGGGCTACGCTTGTTGTCTTTGCTTGCTCTGCGGGTCAGAAGCTCCCCCTCCACCTCGTTCGGTTCGCCGCGAGCCTCGCGGCGGTGCCCGTGCCTGCTATCCCTATTCTATTCGTGGCAGCCCAGCGGCGGCCGCATGCGTTATTAACGGTGCGTGCGAGGTTTGTGTCATGTGTACTCGAATAGGAATACAGTTGGATTGCGTGACATGTGCCGTTGTGCGCGACGTTCCCACGTGCGCAAAAGCCATTGAGGACCGATATGGATCCATTATTCATTGGCCCTATTGTGTTCTTCTTGAACTCTAAGTGTGATTTTACCTCTATTTTTTtttcactttgtgtttttacctaTGCTTTTCCAAAACGAAGGTTCAATTTACCCATACTCCGTGAATAACAGGTAACAGTATTAAAAAAGTTGAAAGATGACATGTTTACCCTTCCGAATATTGCGTTTTTGCCCCTATTTCAAACcgcaattgtgattttacccctattttctttcactttgtgtttttacccctactttttcaaaacgaaggctccgtttaccccaattcttaactcagttatctacatccggatcaaagcaattaaaaattaacaaaagcCCTGTGAAAACATAAACTTACCCCTTATCTCTTGGTCGTCTCTCTCAGGGTCGTCTCTCTCAATGCTAGCAGGCAGCGGGCGGCtgggtgcggcggcggtggcggtggaagtACAGTGTCGGGCCGTCGGGCGGGCGCGGCGAGCGGGCGCGTGCGGCCAGGCGGAGGAAGCGGCGAGGGCGCGCGCGGCTTAGCTTGACGTGGGCGCGTAGCCAGGCACGCGACTCTGCTTGGCGTGGGCGCGCGCGGCTTGGCCAGCGTTGCGAGCGCGCCTCTCGTGAAAGCAGCCGACCATGGAGCCGAAGACCCGCCTCTCTCTCTCAACTCTAGCGGATGGCTGGGTGCAGCGGCGGCGGACGGCCAACAGCGGGCCCGTCGGGCGGTTTGCGGCGAGTGGGCGTGTGTGGCCAGGCAATGGAGCCCGAGACTGACAGGTCCAGAGCTATGATTTACCTGGATCTGTCAGTCTCCGGCTCCATTGCCTGGCCGCACACGCCCACTCGCCGCACACCGCCCGACGGGCCCACTGATGGCCTttcgccgccgccgcacccagcCATCCGCTAGAGTTGAGAGAGAGAGGCGGGTCTTTGGCTCCATGGTCGGCTGCTTTCACGAGACGCGCGCTCGCGACGCCGGCCAAGTCGCGCGCTCCCGCGCCAAGCAGAGCTGCGTGCCTGGCCCGCTGTTGgccttccgccgccgccgcacccagcCATCCGCTAGAGTTTGACAGTAATAGCATATGAGTTAGACTGAACAACAGTACCATCAAAAAGACTACTATTCCACATAGTGAGGAGGCCTCCAGAAGCACCAACAAAAGGGAAGTAGGCAAATTGATCCGAGTTTCTTGGGTAAAATTTCTTAATGTAGAAACTGTCAAAGGTTTCTCTTTTAGTTTCTTGTAAGCAGAGCACTTGGCAGGCACTTTCATTAATTTTGTCTTTTATTGCATCCCATTTCTCTTGAGAATTTATTCCTCTTACATTCCAAAAAAGAATCTTACTGAATCCATTATTGTTGCTACTATCCATTATCACTATTAAGGGAAGGAGAGACAGGTTTGAACAACCAAGTGTCAAACAAGACAACCATCTTTTCATAGTGAGAGTGGGATAAAAAGGAGAAAAGTGCAGGAGGATAAGAACAGATAAAATCTCAACATATAAGCAAAATCACCACTTAGATTAAAGGACATAAGGACATTGTCTGCAGGAAAGCTCCTGATGGTGCTGAGACACCTGATACAGGCATACAAGTTTTTATTTAGCCAGTACATGCACTGGTCAAAGTAACAAACTAAggaagcaaaagcataaagcaccATCTTCAGGACTGGTGGTGCACCAACAGACTGCAAGTGAGAACTAATCAACGAGGTCATCATTGTCCAGAAGCGCAGCAGAAACAGCCTTAGGCTGGATCTGCAGGAAGACCTGcccaatgccttccaggacctcCTTGGAGTGGTGTGGGGCAATCTCTGTGCCCGCTGAAGGGATCATGGCAAGGGGAACAGGCTCATCAACATCAGCTTCAGCAGTTGCACCAGTTGACTTCTTGGTCTTTTTTGTCCCCTTGGGCTTCCTGGCCTTCTTTGGTTCATTgggctttttcttttctttcagcTTCCTTGTGCTTCCTGGCACTGTCAGCATCTTTGAAGCCACCAAGCTTCTGGGAGACTCTCTTGCTGCGCCTCAGGAATTCATCATCTAACTTTTACTTGACCTTGACCACCCTCTTCTTCTTAGGAGTCATGAAGACAGGGGGTGGACCATCCAGCATCTCCAGGTCAGAGTCCTCTTTTTCTTCCATCTCCATATCAGGTTCCTCCTCCTCTTGTGCCATcatctcatcttcctcttctatTTCTTGTGCCACCATCTCAGgctcttcttcatcttcctcaAAGTAGTCCAGAGCTATCTTTTCCAGGGCAGGTCCACCAAGCTGTGGAGACAAGATAAAGGCAAGGTGGACAAGGAGATTTCTATCAGAGAAGTAATTTGGCACAAGAGTATCATGGTTAATATCTAAAATGGAGAGATGCCTGAGAAAAGTAGATGGACTAAAGGATATAAAATTAGATACCTGCTTAATGAGAGAGGGAACCCCAGGAATGATGGGGTCATATGCAGCTGAGGGTCCAACAATCACAGACTTGAGTttgggagctgctgctgctgcaatcTGAACAAGGTTGGGCATAGGGTTCACATGAACAGAGCTGGTCCCAATGTTCCCTGCATTGTTTTCTGTCATCTTCTCAACTGTATGTGCAGCTTTAGTACCAACATTCTCTGCAGCTTCCAGGACAACTCTTGCAACAAATTGTCCAGCCACGGTTGGGGCAGGCTGATTAACAAACTCACCTTGGGGGGCCAGGTGCTGCTGCCAGCGATTAGTTGGGCCTCCGCCATCAACATGCATAGCTAATCCATTGTTTGATCCAACAGGAGTAGCATCTGAATCTGCGGGGGGAACTGGCCCCATCCAATGAGAAGGCTGAGGAGGCTAAGGGGGCCAAGGCCCAGTTGTGACAAAGGCTTCTTCATCCTGCAACTCAGTAACACTCTGCCTTTTCAAAATAAAACAACGAACAGTCCAAGATCTGCCCTTCTGAGGAAGCACAGCATTCACTTTCACTGAATCAGGGATTTTAGAATCATCATTCAGGTAAACTTTTGCAACTACTCTAGCAAGGATGTGAAGTTCATGCCAGTGTACCAAAATGCCAAAACCAGAAACAGCCTTAGCTATGCCAACCGAGTCCTTAAGATCTTCTGGAAACCCAACCAACAAAACCCAAGCCTCTCTATCCAGATCAAAGCTACGTGCATTCTCAGCTTCATCATGTTTAATCACTGACATGGCATAGTTTCCAAAACGAAAGACTAGACCAATAAATCTTTCTCTATCCAGAGCACTATTGAATCTGACGTAAGCATCACGGAGGGCACAAGGTTGAATTTCAGCAGTGCGAACCTGGTGGATATCATGGAAGAAGGTTCTGAGCGCAGTCTTCAGTTCACCAAAGTCATCCTTGTGCACCGGCGGCTGCATCCTCACAATCGCCAAGTCTTCATTGCAGAGTGTGTAGCAGCCCGTGGTAGGATCAGCGGTGTATAAATGCTCCTTGCGCGGCCCTTCGCCTTCGGAACGGGGAACAGCCCGGTAACGCCGTTATGCACGAAATTTAGAGAGACAAAAAGAGGAAGTGTGACCGTAATTGTAGCAGCGATTGCACCTGACCGATCGGGTGCACTCCTTCCTAATGTGTCCTAGGCCCAAACAATTGAAACAGTAGAGATCCTTGTCGATGGCAAAAGGTGACGTGGAGTCGTTGACACGTGAGCAAGCCAAGAGAAACCGCACGGAGTAGATCCCGAGCTCCCTCCGGGCTTAAAAGGTAGGGCACCGGACCGGATGG encodes:
- the LOC136476974 gene encoding calcium-dependent protein kinase 21-like, producing MGGCYSAFACSRKLRGRISFVLPVTERDRDDRSSDGGASSVASTSPSPSPRKNDADAGPLVVRTTAAEFARRYVLGRELGRGEFGVTRRCRDAATGEALACKTIRRHRRPRGGGGGAGVRRPRAGAGAGNAAGPHGPAGAPPAAAGQQDAAAAAHAADVQREVAIMRRMSSRGGAAVVRLREACCEDAGGGAVHLVMELCEGGELFDRIVARGHYSERAAAGVFGTIVDVVRLCHSNGVIHRDLKPENFLFANKSEDSPLKVIDFGLSVFFSPGDRFTEVVGSAYYMAPEVLKRNYGPEVDIWSAGVILYILLCGVPPFWGDNDEKIAQAVLRGVIDFNREPWPRVSANAKDLIRRMLDPDPSTRLTARQVLEHPWLKNADTAPNVSLGEAVRARLQQFSAMNKFKKKALGVVARNLPVEELDKYVQMFHLMDKDHNGNLTLEELMEGLHINGQPVPESEIRMLLEAADTDGNGTLDCDEFVTVSLHLKKMSNDEYLASAFRYFDKDGSGFIEPEELREELGPNDQAILDIIRDVDTDQDGRISYQEFELMMKSGTDWRNGSRQYSRANFSSLSRKLCKDMS